The Helicobacter pylori genome includes a window with the following:
- a CDS encoding DUF262 domain-containing protein: MKLLDLNGVIEKGVFEIPSYQRGYAWQIKQLKDFWNDLEHVSKLGDKFHYMHSLTLRKSENEFESSAFEIIDGQQRLATSLILLGLLAKITQNKDKKYSSINLEPILSYKYYGLSEAFRAITEEEKDLEAFKTSFYAKNLINAYAFFKEKISDTPIETLERMFDALITKMLFSVVELNDNRIDPFSSFETINNRGKDLSTLELFKNRLHFVVHKICDGKKLENLQNEINDTYTIIYYDLRQFKDDHLEGFLKHFVAYYYGEKGDFKKRLLEMEFNAHKRYTDNTNFDDEYERIDHLLFYLSYSSKVWNFLHTLDEKSIALIFDDDKKLEIEITPKMRGLLDKMRRLNALSDNAFLPLLLSLLTIQLVGRSANEQPYTTKELESLLEYLERFGFLIYGVAGKNTAKNEWIELAFKAFRAYRYGEGNIVIEDLPTLEKNFFKGEHSGLELLEETIHSKKNTEKWYQWGKALNYLLYEYELHHNPETTLNFDGSIESIEHILPQKPNQGYSAKEKNWAKNPHIVHALGNLLLISKNANSSLSNKPFDEKRKEYLKGSYSEKEVAKNASFGIVEIQERSEKLLDFLIARYRIAELVGESAIKAFKNALLKDIK, encoded by the coding sequence ATGAAACTATTGGATTTAAACGGAGTGATTGAAAAAGGCGTGTTTGAAATCCCCAGCTATCAAAGGGGGTATGCATGGCAAATAAAGCAATTAAAGGATTTTTGGAACGATTTAGAGCATGTGTCCAAGCTGGGAGATAAATTCCATTACATGCATAGCTTAACCTTAAGAAAGTCTGAAAATGAGTTTGAAAGCAGCGCGTTTGAAATCATAGACGGCCAGCAACGATTGGCTACAAGCCTGATTTTACTGGGCCTTTTAGCCAAGATTACCCAAAACAAAGATAAAAAGTATTCTTCAATCAACCTTGAACCCATTTTATCCTATAAGTATTATGGTTTGAGCGAAGCTTTTAGAGCGATCACTGAAGAAGAAAAAGATTTGGAAGCGTTCAAAACTTCTTTTTACGCTAAAAATCTTATTAACGCTTACGCATTTTTTAAAGAAAAAATCAGCGATACGCCCATTGAAACGCTTGAAAGAATGTTTGATGCCCTTATAACAAAAATGCTTTTTAGCGTGGTGGAATTGAACGATAACCGAATCGATCCGTTCAGCTCTTTTGAAACGATTAACAATCGTGGTAAGGATCTATCCACTCTAGAATTGTTTAAAAACCGCTTGCATTTTGTGGTGCACAAGATTTGTGATGGCAAAAAATTAGAAAATCTTCAAAACGAAATCAATGACACCTACACGATCATTTATTACGATTTGAGGCAATTTAAAGACGATCATTTAGAGGGTTTTTTAAAGCATTTTGTGGCGTATTATTATGGCGAGAAAGGGGATTTTAAGAAGAGGTTATTGGAGATGGAGTTTAACGCTCATAAAAGGTATACCGACAACACCAACTTTGATGATGAATATGAAAGAATAGATCATTTGTTATTTTATCTTTCTTATTCTTCTAAGGTTTGGAATTTCTTACACACGCTTGATGAAAAATCTATCGCCCTTATTTTTGATGACGATAAAAAACTTGAGATTGAAATCACGCCTAAAATGCGCGGCTTGTTAGACAAAATGCGGCGTTTAAACGCTTTGAGCGATAACGCTTTTCTGCCCTTATTGCTCTCTCTTTTAACCATACAGCTTGTTGGAAGAAGCGCTAATGAACAGCCTTATACCACCAAAGAATTAGAGAGCTTATTAGAGTATTTGGAGCGTTTCGGGTTTTTAATCTATGGGGTTGCTGGCAAGAATACGGCTAAAAATGAATGGATTGAATTGGCTTTTAAAGCGTTCAGAGCGTATAGATATGGGGAAGGAAATATCGTTATTGAAGATCTTCCAACGCTAGAAAAGAATTTTTTCAAGGGAGAGCATAGCGGCTTGGAATTGCTTGAAGAGACTATCCATTCTAAAAAGAATACTGAGAAATGGTATCAGTGGGGCAAGGCATTGAATTACTTGCTTTATGAATACGAGTTGCACCACAACCCTGAAACGACCTTGAATTTTGATGGCAGTATAGAAAGTATTGAGCATATCTTGCCCCAAAAACCCAATCAAGGCTATAGCGCTAAAGAAAAAAATTGGGCTAAAAATCCCCATATCGTGCATGCTTTAGGGAACTTGCTCTTAATTTCTAAAAACGCTAACAGCTCTTTAAGCAACAAACCTTTTGATGAAAAAAGAAAGGAATACCTCAAAGGCTCTTATAGTGAAAAAGAAGTGGCTAAAAACGCTTCTTTTGGGATTGTAGAGATTCAAGAAAGGAGCGAAAAATTATTAGACTTTTTAATCGCGCGTTATCGTATCGCTGAATTAGTGGGTGAAAGCGCCATTAAAGCTTTTAAAAACGCTCTTTTAAAGGACATTAAATGA
- a CDS encoding YihY family inner membrane protein: MRELVKSVRGFLRLLRMIFPKRLKNAFLGLSELFYYASSLSFYTILSLSPILLFVFSLFVSHYLQVHSGEMEALIFPNAPKLIGAIKDFLENFKKTDMTLGTLEEVSIVVALVLFCENYRSIASKIFQAKPRDYAHFKGKEIFLFWGFGTTLVFLFALPLVVFFDIKIQVFFEDKDSSLLHVLRWIGTYAFFLILFTIPTNKVFKHYFWVFLWVFFTSVSWHVLKWAFTYYVLYNRTYHELYGSVSILWFLMSWVYVSWLVILIGMYGCKVCDTFDPKEVFKKFLGFFKKET, encoded by the coding sequence ATGAGAGAACTTGTTAAAAGCGTTAGAGGGTTTTTGCGCCTTCTTAGAATGATTTTCCCCAAGCGTCTGAAAAACGCCTTTTTGGGCTTGAGCGAATTGTTTTACTACGCTTCTAGCTTGAGTTTTTATACGATTTTGTCTTTATCGCCTATTTTGTTGTTTGTGTTTAGCCTTTTTGTGTCTCATTATTTGCAAGTGCACAGCGGTGAAATGGAAGCCTTGATTTTCCCCAACGCCCCTAAACTCATTGGCGCAATTAAGGATTTTTTAGAAAATTTTAAAAAAACAGACATGACCTTAGGCACGCTTGAAGAGGTGTCTATTGTGGTGGCGTTGGTGCTTTTTTGTGAAAATTACCGCTCCATCGCGTCAAAAATTTTTCAAGCAAAACCCAGAGATTACGCGCATTTTAAGGGTAAAGAAATCTTTTTATTTTGGGGTTTTGGCACGACTTTAGTGTTTTTATTCGCTCTGCCTTTGGTGGTGTTTTTTGATATTAAGATCCAAGTGTTTTTTGAAGATAAAGATTCAAGTTTGTTGCATGTTTTAAGATGGATAGGCACTTATGCGTTTTTTTTGATCCTTTTTACCATTCCTACGAATAAGGTATTTAAACATTATTTTTGGGTGTTTTTATGGGTGTTTTTTACGAGCGTTTCTTGGCATGTGCTGAAATGGGCTTTCACTTATTATGTGTTGTATAACCGCACTTACCATGAGCTTTATGGGAGCGTTTCTATTTTGTGGTTTTTGATGAGCTGGGTGTATGTGAGCTGGCTTGTGATTTTAATTGGCATGTATGGGTGCAAGGTGTGCGACACTTTCGATCCTAAAGAAGTGTTTAAGAAATTTTTGGGCTTTTTTAAAAAAGAAACTTGA
- a CDS encoding biotin synthase, giving the protein MQEIFLCSISNVRSGDCKEDCAYCTQSSHHQGAIKRYKFKDEKVVLQEARALRELGALGFCLVTSGRELDDEKCEYIAKLAKAINQEELGLHLIACCGRADLERLEFLRDAGIHSYNHNLETSQNFFPKICSTHTWEERFITCENALRAGLGLCSGGIFGLNESWEDRIEMLRALASLSPHTTPINFFIKNPVLPIDAETLSADEALECVLLAKEFLPNARLMVAGGREVVFKDNDKKEAKLFEYGINAVVLGDYLTTKGKAPKKDIEKLLSYGLTMATSCH; this is encoded by the coding sequence ATGCAAGAGATTTTTTTATGTTCTATTTCCAATGTGCGCAGTGGGGATTGCAAGGAAGATTGCGCTTATTGCACGCAAAGCTCACACCATCAAGGAGCGATTAAACGCTATAAATTTAAAGATGAAAAAGTGGTTTTACAAGAGGCTAGAGCGTTAAGGGAATTAGGGGCTTTAGGGTTTTGTCTGGTTACTTCAGGGCGCGAATTAGACGATGAAAAATGCGAATATATCGCTAAATTAGCTAAAGCCATCAATCAAGAAGAATTAGGCTTGCATTTAATCGCATGCTGCGGGCGCGCGGATTTGGAGCGATTAGAGTTTTTAAGAGATGCGGGTATTCATAGCTATAACCATAATTTAGAAACTTCGCAAAATTTCTTCCCTAAAATTTGTTCCACGCACACATGGGAAGAAAGGTTTATCACATGCGAAAACGCTTTAAGGGCGGGGTTAGGCTTGTGCAGTGGGGGGATTTTTGGGCTTAATGAGAGCTGGGAAGACAGGATTGAAATGCTCAGGGCGCTAGCTTCGCTCTCCCCGCACACCACACCCATTAATTTTTTCATTAAAAACCCGGTATTGCCCATTGATGCAGAGACTTTAAGCGCAGATGAAGCCCTAGAATGCGTGCTTTTAGCTAAAGAGTTTTTGCCTAACGCTAGGCTTATGGTGGCTGGAGGGCGTGAAGTGGTGTTTAAAGATAACGATAAAAAGGAAGCCAAGCTTTTTGAATACGGCATCAATGCGGTGGTGTTGGGGGATTATTTAACCACCAAAGGTAAAGCCCCTAAAAAAGATATAGAAAAACTGCTCTCTTATGGCTTGACAATGGCGACAAGCTGTCATTAA
- a CDS encoding DEAD/DEAH box helicase family protein: MQDSFKVTPPPPQSAKKSHTLSKAPNHGGIELPTHITSHLKKELRDYQKQAIHHYLEKRQSNPTQKHFMFEMATGSGKTLVMAGLILECYKQGYQNFIFFVNSTSILEKTKLNFTDSVSSKYLFSENININDENTEIKSINNLNESHKNAINIYFSTIQGLFSLFTKAKENAITLEDLKDQKLVFLADEAHHLNTETKKKLSGAEFSEKRNWESVVKLALEQNKDNLLLEFSATIPNEKSVKDKYEKLKVITYTLKEFSEDKFCKNIYSLSYENKELETRFLGACVSSLYKELLAQHHNIENFKPCILFKSERIEDSKQNQERFNAFLDNLSPSDLENFFNHSRNAFFKDAKNFFDKQNYTPNLAAFLQTKFKKSVQINTNNEKELEKGMLLLNSLEDRDNPKRVVFSVDKLNEGWDVLNLFDIVRLKNKANQKDTTKEAQLIGRGARYYPFSYNDFKPNRIEFYQRKFELFNPLSTLERLDYHAVYDSEFIAQLKKDVEELGLGFIDENKEKQTIPLTPTKRFKCYYASNTKDKNKNLFNKDYTDPVGVKLQSLHVPLFGFIVHEKKVDFKEDNKGDKIYYKPDTLGKIPLNYFLKALNLKNLDFKTLKKAFKKHAFNNKVGFIESYISPLKTNFHKNQKFDDNKTLLELAVHIIENLKNTLLKEQDKYEVSELELKEFETHNKSLSASELEKDIPSYEWLLFKDMRKLDSELERAFLNFINDNKEILDKKFKEWCVLRNDHFTELKVFCNIKDSPYYAQGFEPDFILFAQTHSDEFLGFTCYMEAKGEHLEPSNAWKKEFLEMLENAVLKSHNKKLDLKGLPFFTLKNSVVNEKFTTAFNQIFKDQEC, encoded by the coding sequence ATGCAAGATTCATTCAAGGTTACCCCCCCCCCCCCCCAATCAGCCAAAAAATCTCACACGCTAAGTAAAGCACCCAATCATGGAGGAATAGAGCTACCCACCCACATCACAAGCCATTTAAAAAAAGAGCTTAGAGATTATCAAAAACAAGCGATACACCATTATTTAGAAAAACGACAATCCAACCCAACTCAAAAGCATTTCATGTTTGAAATGGCAACCGGTAGCGGTAAAACCTTAGTAATGGCGGGTTTGATTTTAGAATGCTACAAGCAAGGCTATCAAAACTTTATCTTTTTTGTGAACAGCACCAGCATTTTAGAAAAAACGAAACTGAATTTTACAGACAGCGTCTCATCAAAATACCTTTTTAGCGAGAATATCAATATCAATGATGAAAACACAGAAATTAAAAGCATCAATAATTTAAACGAGAGTCACAAAAACGCTATCAACATTTATTTCAGCACCATTCAAGGCTTGTTTTCCTTATTCACTAAAGCTAAAGAAAACGCTATCACCCTAGAGGATTTAAAAGATCAAAAATTGGTTTTTTTAGCGGATGAAGCACACCATTTAAACACAGAGACTAAAAAGAAATTAAGCGGCGCGGAATTTAGTGAAAAACGCAACTGGGAAAGCGTTGTGAAATTAGCCCTAGAACAAAATAAAGACAATTTATTGTTAGAATTTAGCGCCACTATCCCTAATGAAAAAAGCGTTAAAGACAAATATGAAAAATTAAAGGTGATCACTTACACCTTAAAAGAATTTAGCGAGGATAAATTTTGCAAAAACATCTACTCCCTTTCTTATGAAAATAAAGAATTAGAAACGCGCTTTTTAGGGGCATGCGTTTCAAGTTTGTATAAAGAATTATTAGCCCAACACCATAATATTGAAAACTTTAAACCATGCATTTTGTTTAAAAGCGAGAGGATTGAAGATAGCAAACAAAATCAAGAGCGCTTCAACGCTTTTTTAGACAATTTAAGCCCTTCAGATTTAGAAAATTTTTTCAATCACAGCCGCAACGCTTTTTTTAAAGACGCTAAAAACTTTTTTGACAAGCAAAATTACACCCCCAACCTTGCCGCATTCTTGCAAACGAAATTCAAAAAAAGCGTTCAGATTAACACCAATAACGAGAAAGAATTAGAAAAGGGCATGCTTTTGTTGAACTCCCTAGAAGACAGAGACAACCCTAAAAGAGTGGTTTTTAGCGTGGACAAGCTCAATGAAGGCTGGGATGTGTTAAATTTGTTTGACATTGTCAGGCTTAAAAATAAAGCCAATCAAAAAGACACCACTAAAGAGGCCCAGCTCATAGGGCGAGGAGCGAGATACTACCCCTTTAGCTATAACGATTTCAAGCCAAACCGCATAGAGTTTTACCAACGCAAGTTTGAACTTTTTAACCCCTTAAGCACGCTAGAGAGGTTGGACTACCATGCCGTTTATGACAGCGAGTTTATCGCTCAATTAAAAAAAGATGTGGAAGAATTAGGATTAGGGTTTATAGATGAAAATAAAGAAAAACAGACTATCCCTTTAACACCCACCAAGCGTTTCAAATGCTACTATGCGAGCAACACAAAAGACAAAAACAAAAACCTATTCAATAAAGACTATACAGACCCTGTTGGTGTGAAACTCCAGAGTTTGCATGTCCCCTTATTTGGCTTTATTGTGCATGAAAAGAAAGTGGATTTTAAAGAAGACAATAAAGGCGATAAAATTTATTATAAGCCCGATACCTTAGGTAAGATCCCCCTAAACTATTTTTTAAAAGCCCTTAATTTAAAAAACCTGGATTTCAAAACGCTTAAAAAAGCCTTTAAAAAACATGCCTTTAACAATAAAGTGGGATTTATAGAGAGCTATATTTCTCCATTAAAAACAAACTTTCATAAAAACCAAAAGTTTGACGATAATAAAACGCTTTTAGAACTCGCTGTTCATATCATTGAAAACTTAAAAAACACGCTTTTAAAAGAGCAAGATAAATACGAGGTGAGCGAATTAGAATTAAAAGAATTTGAAACGCATAATAAAAGCCTTAGCGCTAGCGAATTGGAAAAAGACATTCCCTCTTATGAATGGCTGCTTTTTAAAGACATGAGAAAACTAGACAGCGAGTTAGAAAGGGCTTTTTTAAATTTCATCAACGACAATAAAGAGATTTTAGACAAGAAATTCAAAGAATGGTGCGTTTTAAGGAATGACCATTTCACGGAATTAAAAGTTTTTTGCAATATAAAAGACAGCCCTTATTACGCACAAGGTTTTGAGCCGGATTTTATCCTTTTTGCCCAAACGCATAGCGATGAATTTTTAGGCTTCACTTGTTATATGGAAGCTAAAGGCGAACATTTAGAGCCTTCTAACGCTTGGAAAAAAGAATTTTTAGAAATGCTAGAAAACGCCGTGCTTAAAAGCCATAACAAAAAATTAGATTTAAAGGGCTTGCCGTTTTTCACGCTCAAAAATAGCGTAGTAAATGAAAAATTTACAACCGCTTTCAATCAAATCTTTAAGGATCAAGAATGTTAA
- a CDS encoding site-specific DNA-methyltransferase — protein MLNNPIKTLLDDLINRFTKERLETLIIQNDETLLTFMLENQNANDYKNAFFKTIANVLVFNQEALLECLTKELVENSFTRFANKIGLYSQGRPKDHPIKSSELVVLNFPFKDNVLLGNAKDNSSKTNECFYHEILHKKEIDALFKQKALCRFEMHGEGDLESALKDKNTNYLIKGNNLIALHSLKKKFAKQVKCIYIDPPYNTGNDSFNYNDNFNHSSWLVFMKNRLEAAREFLSDDGSIYINLDYNEVHYCKVLMDEIFKRENFRSEIIWRMGFLSGYKTAAKKYIRNHDTILFYSKSDNYLFNKTYIENKDFLPLLTKNEVQNAFKKFSFPQEKVDDFLTFINHENRGEKYPLEDTWNSNKWDKLNSIAIDSSVSRVDETIAIDDENFKGQKPESLIQRILEVSTNENDLVLDFFAGSGTTCAVAHKMKRRYIGIEQMDYIETITKERLKKVIEGEQGGISKKCGFKGGGSFVYAELKEVNLEIKKQILNANSKSECLKIFNDLNERFLKRTDCKIDEIHSEEFHNLDLNEQKRIYCACLDSNEDYLNLGDIDEDAWEIDDSTKKYNEIFYS, from the coding sequence ATGTTAAACAACCCAATAAAAACCCTACTAGATGATTTAATCAATCGTTTCACTAAAGAACGCTTAGAAACTTTAATCATACAGAATGATGAAACGCTTTTAACTTTCATGCTTGAAAACCAAAACGCCAACGACTACAAAAACGCTTTTTTTAAAACGATCGCTAATGTGCTTGTATTCAACCAAGAAGCGTTATTAGAATGTTTGACGAAAGAATTAGTAGAAAACTCTTTCACACGATTTGCCAATAAAATAGGCTTATATTCACAAGGGCGTCCTAAAGATCATCCTATCAAATCCAGCGAACTAGTCGTTTTGAATTTCCCTTTTAAAGACAATGTTTTACTGGGCAACGCTAAAGATAACAGCTCCAAAACTAACGAGTGTTTTTACCATGAAATACTGCATAAAAAAGAAATTGATGCGCTTTTTAAACAAAAAGCGTTGTGCCGTTTTGAAATGCATGGAGAAGGCGATTTAGAAAGCGCTTTAAAAGACAAGAACACAAACTACCTTATCAAAGGCAATAACTTGATCGCTCTTCATTCTTTAAAAAAGAAATTCGCTAAGCAAGTGAAATGCATCTACATTGATCCTCCTTATAATACCGGTAATGACAGCTTTAATTACAACGATAATTTCAACCACAGCTCTTGGCTAGTGTTTATGAAAAACAGGCTTGAAGCGGCTAGGGAATTTTTAAGCGATGATGGGAGTATTTATATTAATTTAGATTATAATGAAGTGCATTATTGTAAGGTATTAATGGATGAAATTTTTAAACGAGAAAATTTCAGAAGTGAAATTATATGGAGAATGGGGTTTTTATCGGGCTACAAAACGGCTGCAAAAAAATATATAAGAAACCACGATACAATTTTGTTTTATTCTAAAAGTGATAATTATCTTTTTAATAAGACTTATATAGAAAATAAAGATTTTTTACCGCTATTAACAAAAAATGAAGTGCAAAATGCTTTTAAAAAATTTTCTTTTCCACAAGAAAAAGTAGATGATTTTTTAACTTTTATAAATCATGAAAATAGAGGTGAAAAATATCCATTAGAAGATACATGGAATAGTAATAAGTGGGATAAATTAAATTCAATTGCTATTGATAGTTCAGTTTCAAGAGTTGATGAAACTATAGCAATTGATGATGAAAATTTTAAAGGTCAAAAACCAGAAAGTTTAATTCAAAGAATTTTAGAGGTTTCTACTAACGAAAACGACCTCGTGTTAGATTTTTTTGCCGGGAGCGGGACGACTTGCGCGGTGGCGCACAAAATGAAACGCCGCTACATTGGAATCGAGCAAATGGACTATATAGAAACGATCACCAAAGAAAGGTTGAAAAAAGTCATAGAGGGCGAGCAAGGGGGCATTTCTAAAAAATGCGGTTTTAAAGGGGGCGGGAGTTTTGTCTATGCTGAATTGAAAGAAGTGAATTTAGAAATTAAAAAACAAATCCTTAACGCTAACAGCAAGAGCGAATGCCTAAAAATCTTTAACGATCTTAATGAGCGTTTTTTAAAACGCACCGATTGCAAGATTGATGAAATCCATAGCGAAGAGTTCCACAATTTAGATTTAAACGAGCAAAAAAGGATTTATTGCGCTTGTTTAGACTCTAACGAAGACTATTTAAACTTGGGCGATATTGACGAAGACGCATGGGAGATAGATGATAGCACTAAAAAATACAATGAAATTTTTTATTCTTAA
- a CDS encoding DNA/RNA non-specific endonuclease, translating into MKTFKNLLCFSLIAMSWLQADMLDNFTKAINSYTAKKLNEIKDQVNSANPAKNHNPIHNANGMIINIDCKVLKNNFYSVCYSSELKNPIYGVSVLFGDLVDKNNIEKRYEFRTDTRLSQYQQATTQDYTRSGFDRGHFVANDASFDFASNPLRETYRMTNITPEAKNTNRHSVLLVEKEGRNLARKYHQVLVEELTIIKQGYRTFSSKNIAIPSGFWYHYDVSLTDSYENAKSECFYIPNDNQKYPLQEMRRDCKEYERIEKQVVFKNNKNTELNELPKYFNNAKKY; encoded by the coding sequence ATGAAAACCTTTAAAAACCTGCTCTGTTTTAGCTTGATCGCTATGAGTTGGCTCCAAGCGGACATGCTGGATAATTTCACTAAGGCCATTAACAGCTACACCGCTAAAAAGCTTAATGAAATCAAGGATCAAGTCAATAGCGCTAACCCCGCTAAAAATCACAATCCCATTCATAACGCTAATGGCATGATCATTAACATTGATTGTAAAGTCTTAAAAAATAACTTTTATTCGGTGTGTTATTCTAGCGAGTTAAAAAACCCTATTTATGGCGTAAGTGTGTTGTTTGGGGATTTAGTGGATAAAAATAATATTGAGAAACGCTATGAGTTTAGAACGGACACACGATTATCCCAATACCAACAAGCCACGACACAAGATTACACCAGAAGCGGTTTTGATAGGGGGCATTTTGTGGCGAATGACGCTTCTTTTGATTTTGCGTCTAACCCTTTAAGAGAGACTTACAGAATGACTAATATCACCCCTGAAGCCAAAAACACCAACAGGCATTCTGTTTTATTAGTGGAAAAAGAGGGCCGTAATTTGGCTAGGAAATACCATCAAGTTTTAGTAGAAGAACTCACCATCATCAAACAAGGTTATAGGACTTTTAGCTCTAAAAATATCGCTATTCCTAGCGGATTTTGGTACCACTATGATGTAAGTCTAACGGATAGCTATGAAAACGCTAAAAGCGAATGTTTTTATATCCCTAATGACAACCAAAAATATCCCTTACAAGAAATGAGAAGAGATTGTAAAGAATATGAGCGCATTGAAAAGCAAGTGGTTTTTAAGAACAATAAAAACACTGAGTTGAATGAATTGCCTAAGTATTTTAACAACGCTAAGAAATATTAA
- a CDS encoding prephenate dehydrogenase gives MKAGIIGLGLMGGSLGLALQEWGRFKSVIGYDHNALHAKLALTLGLVDECVEFEKILECDVIFLAIPVEGIIECLKKMTSVKKSATIIDLGGTKAQIIHNIPKSIRKNFIAAHPMCGTEFYGPKASVKGLYENALVILCDLEDSGAEQVEIAKEIFLGVKARLIKMKSSEHDTHVAYISHLPHVLSYALANSVLKQNDPEMILSLAGGGFRDMSRLSKSSPLMWKDIFKQNRDNVLEAIKKCEKEIAQAKAWIENNDYESLAEWMAQANKLQEFM, from the coding sequence ATGAAAGCAGGCATTATTGGTTTAGGGCTTATGGGGGGGAGTTTAGGGTTGGCCTTACAAGAATGGGGGCGTTTTAAAAGCGTTATAGGCTATGATCATAACGCTTTGCATGCTAAATTGGCTTTGACTTTGGGGCTTGTAGATGAATGCGTGGAATTTGAAAAGATTTTAGAATGCGATGTGATTTTTCTGGCCATTCCGGTTGAGGGCATCATTGAATGTTTGAAAAAAATGACTTCCGTTAAAAAAAGCGCAACGATCATTGATTTAGGGGGCACTAAAGCGCAAATCATTCATAATATCCCTAAAAGTATTCGTAAGAATTTCATCGCCGCGCACCCCATGTGCGGGACAGAGTTTTATGGCCCTAAAGCGAGCGTTAAGGGGCTGTATGAAAACGCTCTGGTGATATTGTGCGATTTAGAAGATTCAGGGGCTGAGCAAGTAGAGATCGCTAAAGAAATCTTTTTAGGCGTTAAAGCGCGCTTGATTAAAATGAAATCTAGCGAGCATGACACCCATGTGGCTTATATCAGCCATTTACCCCATGTTTTGAGCTACGCTCTAGCCAATAGCGTTTTAAAGCAAAATGACCCAGAGATGATTCTGTCTTTAGCGGGTGGGGGTTTTAGGGATATGAGCCGTTTGTCTAAAAGCTCGCCTTTAATGTGGAAAGATATTTTCAAACAAAACCGAGACAATGTCTTAGAAGCGATTAAAAAATGCGAAAAAGAAATCGCGCAAGCTAAGGCTTGGATAGAAAACAACGATTATGAAAGCCTTGCAGAATGGATGGCGCAAGCGAACAAACTCCAGGAGTTCATGTAA